The following are encoded in a window of Deinococcus sp. Marseille-Q6407 genomic DNA:
- a CDS encoding DUF790 family protein, translated as MLPTELLTFQVKGGVVEPRRLKPTPGNLELAETLIGIFEQHLGHPRFELDEALAELERGRRGIKVIRGMAHLLSQQASFEAAGAAEPSAVREKVFALAQEGVPSRRRTSQVLEAARRQLGIDDGQDLRHLLYADLSDQQTMTEAPGLSPTELIQRYDLANTQGQLYRAYSLVITARRNEPARYKQLLKYTKLFGLMLTVEGDPKFGFTLTMDGPSSLLGSTTRYGLAMAKFLPALLHVTKWDLTAEVKARKDLAWVDPKDDLWTLELTSEDGYVSHYRAPEEHDSALEAGFADRFEKLKTDWTLEREVDLVPVPGGVILPDFRLEHPDGRSVLVEIVGYWRPEYLRKKFELLRKSGREDVIICVSERLNLEKAGVKHSDFEGRIVWFKGVLKPQEVVELAEGVSR; from the coding sequence ATGCTCCCCACTGAACTGCTGACGTTCCAGGTGAAGGGCGGCGTGGTGGAACCACGCCGGCTGAAGCCCACGCCCGGCAACCTGGAACTGGCCGAGACCCTCATCGGTATCTTCGAGCAGCACCTGGGTCATCCACGCTTCGAGCTCGACGAAGCGCTGGCCGAACTGGAGCGGGGACGCCGGGGAATCAAGGTGATCCGGGGGATGGCTCATCTCCTGAGTCAGCAGGCCAGCTTCGAAGCTGCGGGTGCGGCCGAACCATCCGCGGTCCGCGAAAAGGTCTTCGCGCTCGCGCAGGAAGGGGTCCCCAGTCGCCGGCGAACCTCGCAGGTGCTGGAAGCGGCCAGAAGGCAGCTGGGCATCGACGATGGGCAGGATCTCCGCCATCTCCTCTACGCCGACCTGAGCGATCAGCAGACCATGACCGAAGCGCCGGGGCTCTCCCCCACTGAACTGATTCAGCGCTACGACCTCGCCAATACCCAGGGCCAGCTTTACCGGGCCTACTCGCTCGTCATCACCGCCAGGCGCAACGAGCCGGCTCGTTACAAGCAGCTGCTCAAGTACACCAAGCTGTTCGGGTTGATGCTGACCGTGGAGGGTGATCCGAAATTCGGGTTTACCCTCACCATGGACGGACCTAGCAGTCTGCTGGGTTCGACCACCCGCTACGGTCTGGCGATGGCCAAATTTCTGCCAGCCCTGCTGCATGTGACCAAATGGGACCTGACAGCGGAGGTCAAAGCCCGCAAGGACCTGGCCTGGGTCGATCCCAAAGACGACCTGTGGACCCTTGAGCTCACCAGCGAGGACGGCTACGTCAGCCACTACAGGGCCCCCGAAGAGCACGACAGTGCTCTGGAGGCGGGATTCGCCGACCGGTTCGAGAAACTGAAGACCGACTGGACGCTGGAACGGGAGGTGGATCTGGTGCCGGTTCCCGGGGGCGTGATCCTGCCCGACTTCCGGCTGGAGCACCCGGACGGGCGCAGTGTGCTGGTGGAGATCGTCGGCTACTGGCGACCAGAGTACCTCAGGAAAAAATTCGAGCTGCTGCGCAAATCGGGCCGCGAGGACGTGATCATCTGCGTGTCGGAACGACTCAACCTCGAGAAGGCCGGAGTGAAGCACTCCGACTTTGAAGGCCGCATCGTCTGGTTCAAGGGCGTGCTGAAACCTCAAGAGGTAGTGGAACTGGCAGAAGGAGTCAGTCGCTGA
- a CDS encoding DEAD/DEAH box helicase family protein codes for MKKPVLRLDRGTLVMQEPPEVVKGHFIWDERSQSYRARGMAYRDIALEMKSAGIKFEDRAKAFGDLGLTYTREITPYPHQKEALAAWKAAGRRGVVVLPTGAGKTLVAQLALRDTPRTALICVPTLDLLQQWYSGLLAAFPDTSIGLLGGGSRDETPLLVSTYDSAAIHAEELAGRYTTLIFDEVHHLPSDFNRSIAEMSIAPYRLGLTATPKRSDGREADLEHLVGPVVYAVSPEDLSGDTLADYREVIIRVKLSPSEREHYDSLMALRNEYLRRYGIRIGSTEGWQEFIRSSGTPEGRRAFLAHREAKSVAYGTEGKLRVLEEILAQHPSERTIIFTNDNETVYRISRDFLIPAITHQTPTKERHAVLERFRAGEYRLLVTSRVLNEGVDVPEASVAVVLSGTSTEREHIQRLGRILRRAEGKQAVLYEVITEGTTEERVSQQRRGQWQPGGLPDAAISGWEDLNAPH; via the coding sequence TTGAAGAAACCCGTCCTCCGGCTGGACCGCGGCACCCTGGTGATGCAGGAACCGCCGGAAGTGGTCAAGGGCCACTTCATCTGGGATGAGCGCAGCCAGTCCTACCGCGCCCGTGGTATGGCCTACCGCGATATCGCTCTAGAGATGAAAAGCGCCGGCATCAAGTTCGAGGACCGAGCGAAAGCGTTCGGAGACCTGGGACTGACCTACACCCGTGAGATCACTCCCTACCCGCATCAGAAAGAAGCGCTGGCTGCCTGGAAAGCAGCCGGACGGCGAGGAGTGGTCGTGCTGCCCACCGGAGCCGGGAAAACCCTGGTTGCTCAACTGGCGCTGCGGGATACCCCCCGCACTGCCCTGATCTGCGTGCCCACCCTGGACCTCCTGCAGCAGTGGTACAGCGGACTGCTGGCCGCATTCCCTGACACCAGCATCGGCCTGCTTGGGGGAGGCAGCCGCGACGAGACACCCTTACTGGTCTCTACCTACGACTCGGCGGCCATTCACGCCGAAGAGCTCGCGGGTCGCTACACGACCCTAATCTTCGACGAGGTCCACCACCTCCCCAGCGACTTCAACCGCTCCATCGCCGAGATGTCCATCGCGCCCTACCGCCTGGGTCTCACCGCCACGCCCAAACGCAGCGACGGCCGGGAAGCGGACCTGGAGCATTTGGTTGGGCCGGTGGTATATGCCGTGTCTCCAGAAGACCTTTCTGGAGACACCCTGGCCGACTACCGCGAAGTGATCATCCGGGTCAAACTTAGTCCCAGTGAACGGGAACACTACGACAGCCTGATGGCCCTACGTAACGAGTATCTCCGGAGATACGGCATCCGGATCGGCTCCACCGAAGGCTGGCAGGAGTTCATCCGCTCCAGCGGTACGCCAGAAGGCCGGCGCGCCTTCCTGGCCCACCGGGAGGCCAAGAGCGTCGCGTACGGCACCGAAGGCAAACTGCGGGTGCTCGAAGAGATCCTGGCGCAGCATCCGAGTGAACGCACCATTATCTTCACCAACGACAACGAGACGGTCTACCGCATCAGCCGGGACTTCCTGATTCCGGCCATCACCCACCAGACCCCCACCAAGGAGCGGCATGCGGTATTGGAGCGGTTCCGGGCAGGCGAATATCGCTTGCTGGTGACCAGCCGGGTGCTCAACGAAGGGGTGGACGTTCCGGAAGCCAGCGTGGCGGTGGTCCTGTCGGGGACCTCCACCGAGCGCGAGCACATCCAGCGATTGGGCCGCATTCTTCGCCGGGCCGAGGGCAAGCAGGCAGTGCTTTATGAGGTGATCACTGAAGGCACGACCGAAGAGCGGGTCAGCCAGCAGCGCCGGGGACAGTGGCAGCCCGGAGGTCTGCCGGACGCCGCCATCTCCGGCTGGGAGGACCTGAATGCTCCCCACTGA